AACAGCTTGTGCGTGGCCTGAAACCTCACCCGCGGCGCTCCAGCGGTTGTGGGGTGCCGCGCTGGTTCTGCGCCTCGGCCGGGCGGCCCGGGCGGATGCGAATGCAGGGCCCAGGCGCCGTCGGCAACTCGTTGTTGGCCGCGTCGGCGCCGGCGCTGGCCACGTCGATCAAGGCCAGCGCGCGCATGATGCGGGTGTTCTGGCCTGGCCCGCGCGCGCCGGCGATTTGCAGGCCGCGCGCCAGGAAGGTCACGCGGTAGCCGCGCCGCAAAAGCTCGGCCGACACCGATGCCGCCAGCGAGACCGCCTCCTCGAAGGCTTCGGGGCTGCCGCCGTCGTCCGCGGTGCCCGGCATTGAGTTGTCGAACAGCACCGTCGCCGTCAGGCCCTCGTCGTCTTCGTTCTCGCGCACGAAGGGCATTCCACGGCGGGCCGACGTGCGCCAGTGGATGTCACGCGGGTCGTCGCCGTGGCGGAAATCGCGCAGGCCGAAGAAATCGCCGCCGCGGCTGCGCCAGCGCATGCGGCCGCGCCCGTGCTCGGCCGGCAAGCCGCGCAGCAACTGGTCCGGTACTGGCACCAGCGCCGGATAGATGATCAGCTCGGCTGGGTCGGTGACGTCGCGCGATTTCTGGATCAGGCCAAAGGGAAATTTCGTCGACAGGCGCAACCCCGACAGGTGCTGGCGGCCGCGGCGGGGCATCATGTGCCGGTACGCCGTCTCCTGCGTGCGGCCGGCCGGCAGCTTCAGGAAGTAGCAGCGCTTTTCGATCGGGCGGCCGTCCATCAGGTCCTCCACCTCGACTGAGAAGGACGGGATGCGGCGTTTGCCGTTGGTGAGCGCGATGCCCATCAAATAGGGCGCGCGGGCGTGGATGTTGGTTGGCGGGCTGCGGCGGACTTCCAGGCTGCGCAGGCACAGCTCGGACAGGACGCCGCTGGCCAGGATCAGGCACAGCATCATTCCCCAGACCAGAAACAAAAGATTGAGGCCGGCGTTGATGGCGGCCAGGCCGATGAGCAGCGTGGCCATCAAGAACCACCAGCCTTCACGGGTGGGTGGAAAGCGCCGGCGCGGCTTCAGCCACGTCCACACGCGCCCGAGGAACGCAGATAGCGTCACGCGCGTCAGCCCGGCGCGGGGAGGCGTTCCAGGATTTCGACCAGGATGCGCTCGGCGTCCAGGCGCGAACGCCCCAGCGAATCCGAGTGCGCGGCCACCACCAAGCGATGCGCCAGCACCGGCACTGCCAGCGCCTTCAGATCGTCGGGCAGCACGTATTCGCGGCCGTCGGCCAGGGCGGCGGCGCGGGCGGCGTTGCGCCAGGACAGCTCGCCGCGGGGCGAGACCCCGAGCGCCAGGTGCGGCGATTTTCGGGTCTCGCGCGCCACCGCCACGATGTACTCCGCCAGCTCCGCTTCCAGGTGCACGCGATCCGCCGCGTCCTGCAGCGCACGGATGTCACCCACGCGCAGGACCGGCGACAGCTGTTCCAGTGTCTCGCCGGCGCGCCCCGGCGCTTCCATCAAGATGCGTTTTTCGTCGTCCGCCGACGGATAGTCCATGCGAATGCGCACCAGGAACCGATCCATCTGCGATTCGGGCAGCGGGTAGGTGCCGTAGTGCTCTTCGGGGTTCTGGGTGGCGACCACCAGGAACGGCGCCTCCAGCGGATAGGTCCGCCCGTCGACCGACACCTGGGAATCGCTCATCGCTTCCAGCAGCGCGCTTTGCGTGCGCGGCGTGGTGCGGTTGATCTCGTCGGCCAGCACGATGTTGGCGAAGATGGCCCCGCGGTGAAATTCGAACTGTCCGCTCTTCTGATCCAGCACCGACACCCCGACGATGTCCGATGGAAGCAGGTCACTGGTGAACTGGATGCGGTGAAAGGTCCCGCCAATCGAGGTGGCCAGCGCCCGCGCCAGCGTGGTCTTGCCCACCCCCGGCACGTCTTCGATCAGCAGGTGCCCGCGCGCCACCAGCGTGGTCACCGCGTGCCGGATGGCTTGGGGCTTGCCCCGAATTACCCGCGCCACATTCGCTTCCAGCGCCGCAACGAGCTCGGCCGGGGTCGCCCCCCGCTCACGCGCAATAGCCGTACTCATCTCCGGACCAGTATAACATTGCGCGCCCGGGGCTGATACCGGCCGGCTTCGCTAGCGAAAAAGCGGTTGCAAATGAGGAAGGGCGCGAAGCTGCCTGAGGAAGTCGGTTTCCTGGTCGGCGGCGGCGATTTTTTTGCCTTCCAGCGCGGCCGCCAAGGCTTCCTCGCGTCGGGGCGTGAACGACGGCAAGCCGAGCAGGTTCGGCTCCCAGGGGCCGCTGGCCAACTGCAGCCGCGCCGCCACGGTCGAAAGCTTGGCCAACCAGGTGGCGACCTGCCGCGCCGGCGGGACGGCGGCAGTGTAGGCGGCAACCAGGGACAAGACGTCCTCTCGTCGGTGGGCGTTCAGGAGGACGGCCAGCAAGAAGCGCAGGTCGGGATCGTGAACCATCGTGCGCCGGGACTTAAGAAAGTGAAGCCTCTCCGCGGCGCTGATCCAGTCGAAGAACAATTGTCGCGCACTCGGATCCCGGACGCGGTCAATCAACCTCGCCAGACGGGTGCGATCGCGAAGCTTGTTACACGAACTGATGACGGTGAAAGCGGTGTGCAGATCGGAGCGAGCGACAAACGAGCCCACCTGATCGTCAAAAGAGGGGTCGTCGGTCAGGCGGAGGAGCTCGATGATCTGTATCCACCTCTCTAACGCTTCATCGTCGAAAAACGGATTGTGTGCGATTCCCGGCGGCAAATACGCGAGCTGCGCACCGGACCGGGCGTTTGGCGAAGTCCGGACGACCAAACTGACGGTGGGTCTGTGGAGGTGAAACAGTGAGTGGATGAACGACGGGCCCGCCATAATCGGACGGATGTCTCCCTGGCGGAGAAAACGGGAGCCAATAACAGTG
This DNA window, taken from Polyangia bacterium, encodes the following:
- a CDS encoding DUF58 domain-containing protein; amino-acid sequence: MTLSAFLGRVWTWLKPRRRFPPTREGWWFLMATLLIGLAAINAGLNLLFLVWGMMLCLILASGVLSELCLRSLEVRRSPPTNIHARAPYLMGIALTNGKRRIPSFSVEVEDLMDGRPIEKRCYFLKLPAGRTQETAYRHMMPRRGRQHLSGLRLSTKFPFGLIQKSRDVTDPAELIIYPALVPVPDQLLRGLPAEHGRGRMRWRSRGGDFFGLRDFRHGDDPRDIHWRTSARRGMPFVRENEDDEGLTATVLFDNSMPGTADDGGSPEAFEEAVSLAASVSAELLRRGYRVTFLARGLQIAGARGPGQNTRIMRALALIDVASAGADAANNELPTAPGPCIRIRPGRPAEAQNQRGTPQPLERRG
- a CDS encoding MoxR family ATPase, encoding MSTAIARERGATPAELVAALEANVARVIRGKPQAIRHAVTTLVARGHLLIEDVPGVGKTTLARALATSIGGTFHRIQFTSDLLPSDIVGVSVLDQKSGQFEFHRGAIFANIVLADEINRTTPRTQSALLEAMSDSQVSVDGRTYPLEAPFLVVATQNPEEHYGTYPLPESQMDRFLVRIRMDYPSADDEKRILMEAPGRAGETLEQLSPVLRVGDIRALQDAADRVHLEAELAEYIVAVARETRKSPHLALGVSPRGELSWRNAARAAALADGREYVLPDDLKALAVPVLAHRLVVAAHSDSLGRSRLDAERILVEILERLPAPG